CTCCTCGGGCCCCTCAGGACTTCCATACGGTGAGAATAGTATTATGTGCGTTATGCCGCTCTTCATGATTAGAGCCCGTAATGCATTATCGAGTTGATTATAGATTTCACACTTAAGTTGCGGCTTTGTGTGTAGGAATCTGTCAAGCGCATTAATTGAGGCTATCACAGGCCTTGTCTGAGCCTCGGCTATTATGGCGCTTATTACATTGTTTATCTCCGTTGCTGGATCCACCTCCTGGTTCATCCTTATGCTATACTTACCGTATGTCGGGTCCGTAATTGGTATGTTTATTAGTGACGCTCTGGTCAACTTAACAAGTGGCGACTGCGTAGGGTCTATGTTCGGCTCCTCCTTTACTGGTTCCATCATTAACACAGACCACCACGACTTATTAGGGTATTGCGGTTTTCTATTCTCCGTAACACCCCTCTCTATTGAGTTCATTAGTGATAGTAGGAAGTTAGTCTCACACTCCATGAACCCTTGGTACTCAAGCCCCAAAACGCCCAATAATATTGGCTGCATCTTGTTGTGCCACTACTTTGTCTTTAATATTATTTCTTAGTCATAAATATGACTTAGTAATGAGATGATTTACGTGAAGTCAATCTCAGGTTGCTTACTCTTCATTAATTCTCTAAGGAGTGCCGTGGCATAATTGCCACGGGGTAGTCTGAAGACTATGTTTAATTCATTACCAACTAGGTTAATATTAATGATGATGGGTTTTACGGATAGTGACCTATAGCTACCCTTAATTGATAATTCAGGTATTGACTTAACCCTAAACATTGATAGATCAACACCTTCTCTCTTAAGCACATCAATCTCTATATCACTCTGAGGACCAGGTGGAAATTTGGTATTATAACCGACCAGGTGACCAATAGGAATCGCACGCCCCTTCACGATTAGCTCATTCACCTTATCAACCATGGACTCATTTACGTAAATAACATGCTTAGTTGGTAATCCATGCTCATCAAGTAGTGCAATCATATCACCAGGCAATGCCCTATTTATTGGTAAACCTCTACCGATTCGCTCACTCAGGGCTAAGTTGAATAGGTATGATTGATAGGATTCAACATAAAGGATTAATAATTCACGGGGTAATTTCCTGAGAGCATTCACGAAGTCCCTGGGATTACTGGATAACTGCCTAAGCACAGCCCTCTCTGGGTAATATCTGTATCCCCTGGGCATTAATTCAAGGGCCTTCGAGTAATCACCAGTCCTCGCAATGAACTCCCTGATTTCCCTTATCCTTGGAGGCTCCATTGGATATGCATGAGCCAATAACTCGCTGACAGCGCTCTCAAACTCACCGAGAATTATGTGCCTACCTATGACGTGGGAATTCGGCCTCTTTAAGCCAAATCTTTGATAACCATAGTAAGTGGGTAAACCTCGCTCCATTAATTGATTAACCACGCAGTTAATACTATCCCTCTTGGAAATATCAATGTTCCTAACCCTAATGGTGAATTCATTACCCCAAATATTGCCCGTAATGAAGGCCCTATCCATACCCACCGCACTAAGCACCTTAATATCCCTACCAAAGTCACTAGGTACGTCATTAATCGAGATCCCACGCACGGAGACTATTTGCGAGGTTACGGCCACCGCATCCTTAAAGCCACCGAAACTAATGTCACGAGGACTAACACCAAGCTTCCTACTTAGTATTAACGATAATGTTATTGCGTCAATGCCCCTCTTCTCAATAATCATCCAAACCCAGGGACCAGGCTTACCAACAATCCTGGGTAGTGGCTTACCCGTAATGCTGGTGGGCACGACTTGTCCATCAATTAAGACCTCCTCAACTATGAAATCCTCGAGGTTCTGCTTCACCTTACCGTCGATACCCTCGCAGTCAGTAATGTAGTAATTCATTCCAATATACCTATCTAACCAGGCCTCTGATGCTAGTGGCATTTTTATTGACTAGGTAGTACAAGGAAATTTATTATTTAAGAAGACATTGATTCGCGACCTCCGCAATAACTGAGTAAGTATTACTTAGGCATTCCTGGCATACAACTTTAATGACCTTATTACCCACTATCTCCACATAACCAAAATCCTCAGGCTTAATCCAACGACCACATATCGAGCACCTCCTGAGCCCAAGTAACCTATTTACCTCCCTAACTATTTCAGAAGTCTCATTGTTTACTAGGATATGCCTTTTATTGTTTATTACGGTTACGGCAATGACTAACTCCCTGACCCTCATTAGTGAAAGTTTTCTGAAGCTACTCATCAACTAAATACTCTCTCTGCGATTAATAAATTACTTCCAGACTTATGTATATAGCAAGTAACAGAGTTTACTGAAACTTTCACTTCACTTCCTGCTCACGACTCGATAGGCAATGCTCGATAAGCTCATCAACGCGGGTAAATGGTGACCTACGCACGTTATATCCCATACCCATTAACTTACCAATTAAGGATAGATAGTCACTAAGCCCCATACTCTGGGGCAGGGAGACGAATACATTACCAACGCAGTAATCAGCATCAGTCTTAACATCCATGGGCTTGGGTAAGGTTAGTATGAAGTCCTTACCAACAACCCTACTCACAGCCCTAACACCAAACCTGACAATAGCCGAGAAGACAGGGTCCGAAACCTCAACACCCTCAACCCTAGGTAACGCGAACTTACTATACGGTATTAAGCCGGGGTTAGACCAATCAACCACATAAATACTAGACTCATACTGCCTGGATAGGTAGACGGAGAACGACCTCTTAACAACCATACACTTAGCCTCCAGGTCTATAGTCAACTCCCTACTAACCAACTTATTCGGCACAAGGTCAGCCGGCTCCCTAACACCCGCTAATATCGACTCAGGGTTCTCGTAGAATACGGCAAGCCCAAGGTCTAGGACATTAATATCATTAACAAGCTTGAGGTAGTTATTCATCATTATCAAATCAACCAGGGAAAAACTCCTCCTACTAAGCAAATCAATCAACTCCCCAGCAAAATTCGCCTCCCTAATCAACCCCCTCCTATATTGAATAGCCAATGCATGAACATCCTCAATAAAACCGGCATTACCCGTCAACCCATTCCAAACCCTCAAAAACACGCTATTGATCGACTCATCATAACCACCGCCAACCATCACAACAAGCGAGAGGGCTTGCCTCATATTCCTCATCAGTAACTCATCTAACGTTGTGTAATCCTCAATCAAGCGGCGCCATTCGGGATAGTCAAGATAGGCAAACACGCAATATTCCTTATTAATGGCTTGTTAATAAGCCATTGCTGTGTATGTACTCGCCAGTAAGTGGGCTAGATCTATGATGGCTTGGCCACTTGGTATAGCGATTAGTAGGGAGGCGCCTGAGTCGATTGTTAGGGTAAGGAGTGAGTATGAGAGTTCCTTCCTAATAACGGTTGGTGATGTGGTCACAATGAACACGATTAAGTATTGGAGGGTGCCCAACCTGGCATTCATGGATTTAAAGACCAGGAGGACTATCGACATGGGTATGGAGATCACGGGCTTTGATAAGGTCATTAATATAATTAATAGACCGGCCACGCTAAGTATTGAGGTGATTAATGCCATAAGGGGAGCTATGAGAGAGGCAATGGGTGGATCGAGAGTGCTCATACAAGTTGATGGTGAGGAAGACTTGCTCGCTATACCTGCCGTGCTCCTGGCGCCGAAGGGTTCCCTGGTGCTGTATGGTCTCTATACCGGTTACTTAATCGCCATACCAGTGGTTGATGAGTATAAACTCGCCATGTTTAAATTATTCTTAATGATGAGACCAGGTAATGCCTAAGCCTTACGTTATTATTGTTTCAGCAGCCTCAATAGACGGTAGGATAGCCAGTAAGACTGGTTATTCAAGGCTTTCCTGCCCCTTCGACCTCAGGAGACTCCATGAGGTTAGGGCAAGCGTTGATGCAATAATGGTCGGTGCAAACACAGTGATTAATGATGATCCGTCACTAACGCCCAGGTACGTTAAGGCCATTAAGAACCCCATAAGGGTTATTATTGATGGGAAATTGAGAATACCACTAACGGCTAAGGTGATTACTAATAAGGAGGCACCAACAATAATAGTTACTACAGAA
This is a stretch of genomic DNA from Vulcanisaeta moutnovskia 768-28. It encodes these proteins:
- a CDS encoding GTP-dependent dephospho-CoA kinase family protein gives rise to the protein MYVLASKWARSMMAWPLGIAISREAPESIVRVRSEYESSFLITVGDVVTMNTIKYWRVPNLAFMDLKTRRTIDMGMEITGFDKVINIINRPATLSIEVINAIRGAMREAMGGSRVLIQVDGEEDLLAIPAVLLAPKGSLVLYGLYTGYLIAIPVVDEYKLAMFKLFLMMRPGNA
- the truD gene encoding tRNA pseudouridine(13) synthase TruD, translating into MPLASEAWLDRYIGMNYYITDCEGIDGKVKQNLEDFIVEEVLIDGQVVPTSITGKPLPRIVGKPGPWVWMIIEKRGIDAITLSLILSRKLGVSPRDISFGGFKDAVAVTSQIVSVRGISINDVPSDFGRDIKVLSAVGMDRAFITGNIWGNEFTIRVRNIDISKRDSINCVVNQLMERGLPTYYGYQRFGLKRPNSHVIGRHIILGEFESAVSELLAHAYPMEPPRIREIREFIARTGDYSKALELMPRGYRYYPERAVLRQLSSNPRDFVNALRKLPRELLILYVESYQSYLFNLALSERIGRGLPINRALPGDMIALLDEHGLPTKHVIYVNESMVDKVNELIVKGRAIPIGHLVGYNTKFPPGPQSDIEIDVLKREGVDLSMFRVKSIPELSIKGSYRSLSVKPIIININLVGNELNIVFRLPRGNYATALLRELMKSKQPEIDFT